The following are encoded together in the Candidatus Atribacteria bacterium ADurb.Bin276 genome:
- the argG gene encoding Argininosuccinate synthase, whose amino-acid sequence MSKRKKIVLAYSGGLDTSVAIRWLQEKYDADVFAVTLDLGQGKDLEGVQKKALSIGAKEAFVFDVREEFLSNYVLPALWAGAIYEKRYPLATALSRPLIAKYLVQVAEEKGATYIAHGCTGKGNDQVRIEVSVAALNPDLQIIAPARIWGWTREEEIEWALANGIPIPVTVDSPYSIDVNIWGRSIECGVLEDPWTEPPEDIYQWTRSPEKAPDEAATIEIGFENGVPKLLKGQFYSLVNMVEELNTIGGDHGFGRIDHIENRLVGIKSREIYECPAALLLLEAYKDLENLVMPREVTHFKSFLEEKYSLMVYEGLWFSPLREALDAFMQKIAERVSGSIRIKLYKGSMQITGRKSENSLYDFALATYDKGDRFDHASAEGFIKLWGLPTKIDAIARKKTNQ is encoded by the coding sequence ATGAGTAAACGAAAAAAGATAGTTCTTGCCTATTCAGGTGGTCTTGACACCTCAGTTGCTATACGCTGGCTTCAGGAAAAATATGATGCCGATGTTTTTGCGGTAACCTTAGACTTGGGTCAGGGAAAAGACCTGGAGGGAGTTCAAAAAAAGGCTCTGAGCATTGGAGCTAAGGAAGCTTTTGTTTTTGATGTCCGGGAAGAATTTCTCAGTAATTATGTTTTACCAGCTCTATGGGCAGGTGCTATTTATGAAAAACGCTATCCCTTAGCAACAGCATTATCGAGGCCGTTGATTGCAAAATACCTGGTTCAAGTAGCCGAAGAAAAAGGAGCAACTTATATTGCCCATGGTTGCACGGGAAAGGGAAATGACCAGGTTAGAATCGAAGTATCGGTAGCAGCTTTAAATCCTGACTTACAGATTATCGCTCCAGCTCGGATATGGGGTTGGACTCGTGAGGAAGAAATTGAATGGGCTCTTGCCAATGGGATACCAATTCCAGTAACGGTCGATAGTCCTTATAGTATTGATGTTAATATCTGGGGTCGAAGTATTGAATGTGGTGTTTTAGAAGACCCTTGGACTGAGCCCCCTGAAGATATATACCAATGGACTCGTTCACCAGAAAAAGCACCTGATGAAGCAGCAACCATTGAAATTGGTTTTGAAAACGGAGTACCCAAGTTATTAAAAGGTCAGTTCTATTCACTGGTCAATATGGTCGAAGAATTAAATACTATTGGTGGCGATCATGGTTTTGGAAGAATAGATCATATCGAAAACCGCTTGGTGGGAATAAAATCCCGTGAAATTTATGAATGTCCAGCTGCGCTTCTTCTCCTCGAGGCATATAAAGATTTAGAAAACTTAGTTATGCCCCGGGAAGTAACTCATTTCAAATCGTTTTTAGAAGAAAAATATTCTTTAATGGTTTACGAAGGTCTTTGGTTTTCTCCGCTTCGAGAAGCTTTAGATGCTTTTATGCAAAAAATTGCTGAAAGAGTGAGTGGATCAATTCGGATAAAGCTCTATAAAGGTAGTATGCAGATAACTGGGAGAAAATCCGAAAACTCCTTATACGATTTTGCTTTGGCAACTTATGATAAAGGTGATCGTTTTGATCATGCATCGGCAGAAGGGTTTATTAAGCTCTGGGGGTTGCCGACAAAAATAGATGCCATTGCTCGGAAAAAAACCAACCAATAA
- the argH gene encoding Argininosuccinate lyase produces the protein MGKDLDQEVAEFSTSINEDQELYWFDIIGSLAHCKMLQKIEILNQTEAQHIQRGLVQLLQNIEKNQINLNVYEDIHSAVEINLKQMIGEPAEKLHTARSRNDQIVLDERLFLREKIIHLIRGINNLQKGLLTLAQKYPTLVMPGYTHLQPAQPILFAHHLLAYFFMLQRDAERLKDALTRLNQLPLGAGALAGTSIPIDRKYVAELLAFPSVQANSMDVVADRDYVLETLNALSIAFLHLSRFGEELVLWNSPGFQFIIIDDAFTTGSSIMPQKKNPDIAELIRGKAGEVIGSWISLAVTLKGLPLTYNRDLQQDKPPLLRAVHECEKTFHIATRLINNIQPDSERMEAALQKGFLTATDLCEYLVGKGIPFRKTHEIVGSIVRELVSQDKSFQDLSFQELENYIGQLDQEVALVLDEKQSINRKQSEGSTSPQEVKKQFVIAQKLLDRWMAYNTRIEKEWHSKYQLLLSVE, from the coding sequence ATGGGGAAGGATTTGGACCAAGAAGTTGCTGAATTTTCAACTTCAATTAATGAAGACCAAGAGCTTTATTGGTTTGATATTATTGGTAGTCTTGCTCATTGTAAAATGCTTCAAAAAATAGAAATATTAAACCAAACTGAAGCTCAACATATTCAAAGAGGCCTTGTCCAACTGTTACAAAATATTGAAAAAAATCAAATCAATCTCAATGTATATGAGGATATTCATAGCGCAGTGGAAATAAATTTGAAACAAATGATTGGAGAACCAGCTGAAAAATTACACACGGCGAGAAGTCGTAACGATCAAATAGTTCTTGATGAGCGCTTGTTTTTAAGGGAAAAAATTATTCATCTCATTCGGGGTATCAACAACCTTCAAAAAGGGTTGTTAACTCTAGCTCAGAAATATCCAACTTTGGTAATGCCCGGATATACCCATCTCCAACCTGCGCAACCGATTCTTTTTGCTCACCATCTTTTGGCTTATTTCTTTATGTTACAAAGAGACGCTGAGAGGTTAAAAGATGCTCTTACCCGTCTCAATCAATTGCCCTTGGGTGCCGGAGCGTTAGCTGGGACTTCGATCCCTATTGACCGAAAATATGTAGCTGAACTGCTGGCATTTCCTTCGGTACAAGCAAACAGCATGGATGTAGTAGCTGATCGGGATTATGTTCTTGAAACTCTGAATGCGTTATCAATTGCCTTTCTTCATTTAAGCCGTTTTGGTGAGGAATTAGTACTTTGGAACTCACCAGGTTTTCAATTTATTATCATAGATGATGCTTTTACGACTGGTTCGAGTATTATGCCACAGAAAAAAAATCCGGATATTGCCGAACTCATCAGGGGGAAAGCCGGAGAAGTTATTGGATCCTGGATCAGTTTAGCGGTAACCTTGAAAGGACTTCCTTTAACCTATAATCGTGATTTACAACAAGATAAACCGCCTCTTTTGAGAGCCGTTCACGAATGCGAAAAAACCTTTCACATAGCAACTCGCTTGATTAATAATATCCAACCTGATTCAGAAAGAATGGAAGCCGCCCTGCAAAAGGGATTTCTTACCGCCACTGACCTCTGTGAGTATTTAGTTGGGAAAGGCATCCCTTTTCGGAAGACTCATGAAATAGTGGGTTCAATAGTACGTGAGTTAGTTTCTCAAGATAAAAGTTTTCAAGACTTGAGTTTTCAAGAACTTGAAAATTATATTGGACAACTGGATCAGGAAGTTGCACTGGTTCTTGATGAAAAGCAATCAATAAACCGAAAGCAATCAGAGGGGAGTACATCGCCCCAGGAAGTAAAAAAACAATTTGTTATCGCTCAAAAGCTTTTAGATCGGTGGATGGCTTATAATACTCGTATAGAAAAAGAATGGCATAGTAAATACCAGTTATTACTCAGTGTCGAGTAG